The Malus domestica chromosome 08, GDT2T_hap1 genomic interval AAAACTAAAAAGGAAGGCAGTTTCAAGAGTCTGCATTTGATCTCAAAAATGTATTTCTCTGCAGATAAATTATAACGCCCCGTTCCAGTAAGTTGCTACTTATGGCTCAACATTTATTTTCTGTCATCGAGCTGTTACTCTTACAGCGTCAATATTACATTGAACTAAGATTCAGCCGATGATGCAGCATCATCTTTGTGCTTAACCATACCAGAATCCACAAGGATGGGAATCTCTGCTGCAAGCCACGGTGCAAGACCCAAACAGAGTGCATGTGCTATACCAAATCTTGGGCTGCAGAACATGAGAAAGATCATAAGTACTAATAGCCGATAACTCCAAACATGTTTAATTAAACAAATGGGCACTTTGTTTGTTTACATTAATGCTTTCGAGAATAGATTAGAGTAAGTTCCTCGTACGAGATTAAGGGAAGAATGACACTTTCATGGTCATAAATTACTCTGTGAATACAATGAAATGCAAAAGTTCCCCATATCAATGTTTCCCACTATAATTCAAATTAAGGAATAAGAAAATGTGTTGTGCAAGTTTTCCACATATTATTTTCCTTCcacagaaaagaaaacaaacatcATTCTTCCACAAAGAATATGCAAATACACgaattggtttcaaaaacaGAAGACTAACATATTGAAATATACAAACCATGCATCCTAATTTTCAGCTCGAAGCAAATAATCaaaaagcaaaacaaatttCGAGTCGCAACAAAACTTGAGTTTTGATTGTTCTGTCATGTCATATATTCTCAAGCGAATTCAGAACCGAGTTCACAGCTGATTTTGAAATCTCTTGTAAatccaaaattacaaattttcccaaaaacaaaaaaaaaacgccactttcctttgatttcttaCAATTTCTCGGTGACGAAACagataaaaaattcaaaatacttCAACAAACATACAACAAAATAGAAAATTTACCAGTTCTTGGCCCAAAGAGGCTTGAAATGCACCGTCAAGCAGATCTTTCCCCCTCTATACATCTGAGACAAATCCAAAATTACCCAGAAATTAAAGAAACTAGATTACTATCAGAAAGCTAAAAAGGGGAAGGGGTAAACTCGAAAATCTAAATAAGGCCCACCTTTTGGGTCTTGCCGTCGAGCTGAGGGAGCTCAAGTTCCGGTGCGGTGGCGGGGTAGGTGATCGGGATATCAAACTGGAGATCGAATTCGTACTTGAGGAGGTTGTGGACGTACCAGCACTTGCCTGTCCATCGTGTGCCCTCGGGATTGGCGGCTGAGATTCGGAACCAATCGTTGTCGTTGGACTTGTTCATCTGGGTGTAGGCGATCAGCGCCTTGTACTCCTCCTTCAGCCGCTGCGTCCAAGCCGCGCCGTCTCTAGGACCGGCCTTGGTCGTCAAGAGTGGGATCTGGGTCAGCGTCGACTTGGTGTTCGGGTCCCAACCCTCCATTTTTGTTCTTCTCACAGAGCAAAAACCCTAACCCCCAATTTAATTCGGTTCGCACTGTTTCTGTGTCCCCTTAGAAACTTGTTGGCTTCTCTATTTTACCGGGAAAGGGGCTTCAGTTATAATTAGGCCGTTTGGTGTTTCtttttcataattaaaaaaaaaaaaaaaaactttagagCATGTTTGGTAGAgtacttgaatccaactttttaaactcaaaaataattttcaagttttaggctttaaaaacttgtttagtatgactattttcaaaaactgaactcaagactaactcaaaaatatagtctattatctaaaaacataaaaagtgagtttttagagtttttaaacttaaactttgtaacatcccacatcgcctaggggagtgatccttatatgtatattctcattcctacctagcacgagaccttttgggaactcactgacttcgggttccgtaggaactctgaagttaagcgagaaggaggttagagcactcccaggatgggtgacccactgggaagttgctcgtgagttcccaaaaacaaaaccgtgagggaatggtaagcccaaagcggacaatatcgtgctacggtggtggagcgggcccgggaagtgctCCGCCCCAggcggggatgtgacaattggtatcagagcctaaccctggccgtggtgtgccgacgagaacgtcgggcccctaaggggggtggattgtaacatcccacatcgcccaggggagtgatccttaaatgtgtattctcatccctacctagtacgaggttttttgggagctcactggtttcgggttccatcggaactccgaagttaagtgagaaggaggctagagcattcccaggatgggtgacccactgggaagttactcgtgagttcccagaaacaaaaccgtgagggcatggtcggggcccaaagcggacaatatcgtgctacggtggtgtagcgggcccgggaagtgatccaccccgggccgggatatgacaattggtatcagagccaatcccggccgggatgtgacaattggtatcagagccaaactctggccgtggtgtgccgacgaggacgtcgggcccctaagggggtggattgtaacatcccacatcgcccaggggagtgatccttatatgtatattcccatctacctagcacgaggccttttgggagctcactgactttggGTTCCATAgcaactctgaagttaagcgagaaggaggctagagcactcccaggatgggtgacccactgggaagttgctcgtgagttcccaaaaacaaaaccgtgagggaatggtaagcccaaagcggacaatatcgtgctacggtggtggagcgggccggGGAAGTGGTCTGccccgggccgagatgtgacaaacttacttctttcttttctcttcctcctccactctcactccaaatcactctcttttcttctttctctatccttttttttttttttttatctttttcgtctctcctccaaTTTGCTCTTTTTATTCTTTAGGTTCTTTTTCTCACTCATCTTCCTCTTTATCTCGTctgattctctctcttctttctttttccttaaatcatatcttactttctttcctccacTCTTCTCTTTCTACCTCTCTTGCGACCTcctctttttagatctctttgtTATAGTTTAAGtcataagatttaaaaattttaaattataaaccaatcaagtttttgagtcttcaaaaaaactgttttcaagaaatgttcttaaaaaatgttttgagaaatgataaaatttttcaaataggataccaaacaggcccttaaagtttagtaataaaaaaaaatttatgctttaaaaattaaagaactttaatgaaaaactcatgctactgtttactttaatgaaaaatcatatttttatactaaaaagtcaatcataatactattcattttaccctttattttgtgcttatagttaaaattcaaagttttcaaactattttcattagttttcctttaaaactaaTTTGTCTAGAAATCAGTTTTTAAAAGTAGCCTTGTACGtcgtttttaattatttatttagagGTACTTTTAAAATGTCTGAAAGCATTTTTagtgaaattgattttgaattccaaaatcatttaaatgtttttttagaaGAAGCATCAAACATATGTTTCTTGCATGAATCACTTAAGATGCTTTTTCAAAATCGATTTGAATTTTTACTAAGAAAtgatcaaaaatatttttatcaaaaaatatttcaagtATTTAGAAGcactttcaaatgagtataaacTCTATAAtttgttaaatatatatattttttaatcttttaatttattatattattacattTGATACATGTGATtttaaacacattaaaaattctCATAACTTGTCGCCAAAATCCACATCAACCGAATCCAACCCACCCAAaatcctccctccctccctccctctaaTTTTCCCAACAAACAAACCGCCACTTTTACCGCCTTCAATTTCATCCTATGCTGCTCCACCAAAACCGCCTCTCCCACttttcaaaaccctaacaccCCCAATCGGACTTCCCCACCCGCTTCCACTCTAACCGCTCACCACCGCCACTTTACAATGGCCGGAGCAGCTTCCAACGACcaggctctctctctccttgccACCGTCAACAACCACGGCGATTTGGCCGTCAAGCTCTCGTCTTTGAAGCAGGCTAAGGATCATTTGCTGTCCCTCGAGCCCTCTGTGGCTGAAGAGCTCTTCCCCTAATTGGTCGAGCTCCAGTCCTCCGCCGAAACCCTCGTCCGCTTGTCTCTTCTCGAGTGAGTTCCCCAAACCATTAATTCTACCATTTGCAATTGATATACGGTTGGTTGTGAAAGAAAAGCATGATATAGTTGCTTTTGAACTTTGTAGGTTAATCTGTTTTTGGAATTAAAAGTTTGTGGCCGTGATATTTACTGTCTGCCTTGTGCTTCCTCATTACGACACCGTTCCTGGTCAGCTGGGTTTGTGGGTGACCTTTTGCAGATACAATGTATGGTTTGGAAACTTTGGCTGTACGAGTTTGGATCTTGATTCTGTTAATATACCCAATTATACCAGAATTTGATAGAATCTTAGGGTCCTTTTGGTACTCTATGTGAGTCCAAGTgttttaactcaaaaactgTTTTTGAGTTACAACTCTCGAGTTCTTGTTTGGTAGGCCATTTTGAAAAACTGAATTTAAGAAAGACTCAGAGTGCCCAAGCCTTCAGCTGATCTGATAGCCACTGTTAAACATTTGTATGAACAAAATTAAAGGTTTTTCTATTAACTAAAGCTTCTTCTTTTGAATAGTAGTTAAATCTCTTGCTATTTTCATGTTCAAAACTGAGTTGGGTAGTTATTGGCTGCCGGATGTCACAATTCTTATTCCAATGCTGTCTGCACTTTCTAAAAATGAGGTTTGTTTCATAGGTTCTGTCTCATTCTCTAGTACCTTTTTGTCAAGGTTCTtggtttaaaactattttctgTCTCATTCTCGTGTTACTGAAACTGTCATAAGCCAAAGCATGATGGATAACCTTAACTTATTGTGTTAACTTAGTTAAATATAACTTTGTAGTAATGTGCTAGACGCAAACTCAATATGTGCACATGAGagctttccattttttttctgtgTTCATGTCTGTAGGATATTGCTAGGCCTAATTTGGCCCAAGCATtggagaaatccatttagtCGCAAACTCAATAGGCACAAACAAgagtttccatttttttttccgtGTCTAGAAATATTGTGATTTCCTTTTTTATTCATTATTTACCTTCTAAGttcaactccgcctatgtaagtttatcttacatggccggtcccaagcccgggtaaaggaggagggggagggcgtcaggtagtcgacagccggcactccacagttacgtcgaatccttatgaaaatgaattcagaacgaaattgcgctaaagctagggcgtcacccgtaagtgacgcgctgtgtggcctgagcacagtgataagtgagcaagggtcgctgtatctccataggcacctggatgcagtgttaaatgagcaagggggccatagaaacttcttttcgaacgactccactcaaagttgtttgggcgcatatgcacctatcaactttacacgggacacacaaaagaagtactttgattcaattggacgggggagggtgaagaagctaggacagaagggtagagttcaggagagtagaatgcgtttaggaacgtggaatataggaaccttaacgggaaaatctatggaagtagtggaagttatggtgaggagaaggataaatattatgtgcctacaagaaactaagtgggttggtcttaaggcaaaggatctagaaaactcagggtttaaactttggtactcgggcacaaatagaacgagaaacggtgttggcatcatcgtggacaagaccttgacacaagatgttgtagatgtcaagagggtaggagatagaatcatggcaatcaagattgtaataggacaagaacttatcaatgtgattagtgcgtacgcacctcaagtagggttggatatgagttcgaaggagaaattttgggaagaccttggagacttggtgcaaggaattgctcagacggagaagttatttataggaggagatttaaatggacacgtgggcagggagacaggcaactatggaggttttcatggtggccatggttttggggagagaaacgaggatggggaagctatcttggattttgcaatggcatatgatctcttcttagccaacaccttctttaagaagagagaagaacatgtgatcacctacaagagtgggtcgtcaaaaacacaaatagattttcttctaatggggaaaggggatcgtataacttgtaaggattgcaaagttataccaggagagagcgtggctaatcaacatcgcttgttggtgatggatgtacatatcaaaagagtgagaaaaaagaacaagacttggaagtgcccaaggactagatagtggaatctaaaagaagaaaaacaagtcattttcaaagagaaagtaatcacccagtgtgtgtgggatagagagggggaagctagccaaatgtgggattccatggctagttgtattcgaaaagtagcaaaagaggtgttaggagagtccaagggctttgccccacaccaaaaggaatcttggtggtggaatgaggaggtacaaacaaaggtgaaggctaagaaggaatgttgtaaagccttatacaaggatatgaccgatgaaaatggggaaaggtatagaaaagcgaagcaagaggcgaagaaagttgtgagagaagctaagttagcggcttatgacgatatgtataagcgactagataccaaagaaggagagttggatatctataaactagctagagcaagggaaaagaagacaagggacctaaaccaagtgaggtgcatcaaggatgaggatggaaaggttcttgctacagagaacgcggttaaagatagatggagaggttattttcataatcttttcaatgaaggacatgaaaggagtgcttctttaggggagttgagtaactcagaagagtgtagaaactactctttttatcgtcgaatccggaaggaagaagtggttgtagctttgaagaagatgaagcatagaaaagcagtaggcccagacgatataccaattgaagtgtggaaagttttgggagagacaggtataacatggctcactgaccttttcaataggattttgaaaacgaagaagatgccaaatgagtggcgaacgagcactttggtgcctatctacaagaataagggcgacgtacaaaattgcatgaattataggggtattaagctaatgagtcatacaatgaagctctgggagagagtcattgagcatagattgaggcaagagacacgggtttcggacaaccaattcgggttcatgccagggcgctcaaccatggaggcaatctatctcttacgaagattgatggaaagatatagagatgggaaaaaggatttacacatggtctttatagatttggaaaaagcgtatgatagggtcccaagagacattctttggaggattttagagaagaaaggagtacgagtagcatatatccaagctataaaggatatgtatgaaggagcaaagactgccgtaagaactcatgaaggacaaaccgaaagctttcccataactgtaggattacatcaaggctcatccttaagtccttatctttttgcgttggtaatggatgagttaacaggacatattcaagatgatattccttggtgtatgcttttcgcagacgatatagtgttgatagatgaaactcaagaaggggtaaatgcaaagcttaacctttggagagaagtgttggaatctaaaggtcttcgcctaagccgatcaaagacagaatatatggagtgcaagttcagtgcaaatggaggccaaaacgagttaggggtgaggatcggagatcaagaaataccaaagagcgatcgttttcgttacctaggatctatcttgcaaaagaacggagaattagatggagatctcaaccatagaatacaagctggatggatgaagtggaagagtgcatccggcgtgttgtgtgaccgccgtatgccactgaagctcaagggaaaattttatagcacggcaataaggccggcgatgctgtatggcacagaatattgggcggtgaagcatcaacacgtacacaaaatgggtgtagcggagatgaggatgcttcgttggatgtgtgggcacacaagaaaggataagattaggaatgaggatatccggggtaaagtaggagtagccgaaattgaaggaaagatgagagaaaatcggttacggtggtttggacatgtgcaaagaaggcctactgacgctccgattagaagatgcgactatgagacagaggttcagggccgaaggggtagaggaagacctaggaaaactttggaagagactctaagaaaagacttagagtacttggatctaacggaggacatgacacaggaccgagcacaatggcgttcaaagattcatatagccgatcccactcagtgacttggattttccaagtctcaaaccgagaagttttcctcactcgggaaattaagggaatactacctcaacctacatgctccactcacaaagcttcaacatacaagcttcaacaaaagaaaattcagagaacttagcgaagaaggctttggtgtattcaacacaatacgttgaaatgaaggaaagctatttattgatatccctgataagtcacaaatatgtacatatacatgagtcaaaataaacaaacaagagggagccttcacaaaggttgcttaggagaagtctcagcagtcggtagagccccagaaagagcaggcactggagggggatcatttggagcctcagtactggacagaaccctagaaggaggaggcagcagaggttgatcatttggagcttcattacgcggtacagccccggAAGACGAAgccaataaatgcctttggaacaaacccacaaatctctgatgatcaagtaaaacctgaccatcagattccttcatctggtcaagcttcctcttcatgtttgtagcatagtcatgtgcaagccggtgcaactgtttattctcatgcttgagccctttaatctcctgtttgagactcatcacttcagccgccaatgattcaacttggcgggttcgagcaaataggcgttgggccatgttagacacagaacctgcacactgaacactgagagccagagaatccttaacagccaactcatcagaccgtttggaaagtagtctgttatctttgggagtgagaaggttcctggccactaccgcagcggtcatatcattcttcatcacggaatccccaacggtaagaggaccagtaggggagacgaaggatgggcgccatatgttgtctggagaaggcgtggctgcctcttcaacaaggttcaagtcaaaatgacggtcggaggggccagacattttcaaaggtgttgaagagggaagaggtcggacaaatcaagatcttagaagtgcaagaatggagcttctactggtggagatttaagtgtgctttggaacttaatgccagcctctataaaaatctgcactcgacgaagcttcagaaatcgaagaggcgtttgctttctcaaaagctgggctgctcagagaccacgagacgtttgctttctcaaaagttgggctgctcaaagaccacgaaggccgatctcagaaatcgaagaggcttgctttctcaaaagctaggctgctcagagaccacgagggccgatctcagaaatcgaagaggcacctacttttccagccttgtcagcacctgtcagctttgcggaaattatgggcattatgtcgaagatttctgatgaagtagaaagcacatgaatcttactgttcaatcacctacttcccacacgcaacattagctcatgggtaccacatataactttgccaaagttctctgacaaagttgagacacgggaagcttgcagctcccactacaccgctctgaccaagaagggtaaaagaatagcaaagaaacagcactaacaaagtttagacacataaattttgaaggtctagctaccatattattacccacaagggtaaaggaacagtaccactgctggataattggaaagtccctgtgtgtcaacctctgtgcttcgtggcaagatagactagcaaacatgcctaaCCTTTTctcactttcgagaaaacactcccaacaagattgcttgctccaaaatcgaagaggcaccgccctccgaatctcgagagccagactcccaacatgattattttctcaaaaatcgaagagacaccgctctccgaatctcgagagccagacccctagcaggatggctttctcaaaaataaaaaaggcatcgttctccgaatctcgagagccagatctccgactggattgcttgttcga includes:
- the LOC103413832 gene encoding ubiquitin-fold modifier-conjugating enzyme 1 codes for the protein MEGWDPNTKSTLTQIPLLTTKAGPRDGAAWTQRLKEEYKALIAYTQMNKSNDNDWFRISAANPEGTRWTGKCWYVHNLLKYEFDLQFDIPITYPATAPELELPQLDGKTQKMYRGGKICLTVHFKPLWAKNCPRFGIAHALCLGLAPWLAAEIPILVDSGMVKHKDDAASSAES